The sequence CCAGGGCCAGCGGCCCGATCCGGCGGCCGTACGCGGCATGGATGTCGAAGAACGCCGCGCGGAACCCGTCGGTGTTGTCGATGTTGTACTGGGCGAGCTTGCTCTGCTCGAACCCGGTGAGCACCAGGTCCACGATGCTGCGGTTGACGGTGTGCTCACCCACCAGCGCGTATCCCGCGCCCACGGCGAAGCGGCCCACCTGCAGCGAGAAGATCGGCGCGCGCACGTCGATCTCGCCGCCCGTGCCCGACGCGGGGATCTTTGCCAGGAAGGCGTCGCGCTCGGCGGGCTCCATCTCGCCGTACTCGCGAAGGTCCCACAGGTCGCCCGGCTCCACGCCGATGGTCTGCACGCCGAACGCCAGCTGCGGGATGGCCGCCGACCAGTGCGGGCTGTTGGGCAGCCCCAGGTTGGCCGGGTTCAGGTGCAGCGACTCCTGGCCGCGGGCCACGCCGATGTAGGCGCCGCCCATGCCCAGCGCGCGCGAGTTCAGCGACACCTGCGCCGAGGCGGGCACGGCGGCCAGCACCGCGGCGGCTGCGATCACAACGTGCTTCATCATGTCTGGATGCAGGTTCCGGGAAAGGTGGGGCCGCACGGTTCATCGCGGTGAAAGGCCACGGCGGAACAATACCGGCCACCCGATTGCGCGGCAACGGGTTGAACGACCCATGCGGGGGCGGGGGCTTTCTCGCGCCCCGGCCGGGGGGTTACCTTACAGAGCTTTGCACCAGACCTGACCGACGAATTTCTGCGAGCGGGAAACGCACGTTGCGACTTGAAAATATCCGGAACTTCTGCATCGTCGCCCACATCGACCACGGCAAGAGCACACTGGCCGACCGCCTCCTGGAGCAGACGGGAACGCTTCAGCTGCGCGAGATGAAGGACCAGGTGCTCGATTCCATGGACATCGAGCGCGAGCGGGGGATCACCATCAAGCTCAACGCCGTGCGCATGCGCTACCGCGCGAACGACGGCCTCGAGTACCAGCTGAACCTGATCGACACCCCCGGGCACGTCGACTTCACCTATGAGGTGTCGCGCTCGCTGGCCGCGTGCGAGGGCGCCATCCTGGTGGTGGACGCCTCGCAGGGGGTGCAGGCGCAGACGCTTTCCAACCTGTTCCTGGCGATGGAGGCGGGGCTGGAGATCATCCCCGTGCTCAACAAGATCGACCTTCCGGGCGCCGAGCCGGAGCGCCGCCGCGGCGAGCTGGTGGACCTGCTGGGGGTGGACCCGGCCGACGTGCTGCTCGCCTCGGCCAAGTCGGGGATCGGGGTCGATGGCATCCTGGAGGCCGTCGTCGCCAAGGTGCCGCCGCCGCGCGGTGACCGCGAAGCTCCGCCGCGCGCGCTGATCTTCGATTCGTACTACGACAAGTACGTGGGCGCGGTGCCCAGCATTCGCGTGGTTGACGGGGTGTTCCGCCCGGGGACGCGCATCGCCTTCGGCAGCAACGACTCGGTGTACCCCATCGACGAGGTGGGCTACATGCAGCTGGGCCGGCAGCCGGTGCCCGAGCTGGGGCCCGGCGAGGTGGGCTACATCATCGCCGGCATCAAGCGCGTGGCCGACACGCGCTCCGGCGACACCATCCTGGACGCCGACAACCAGGCGACGGAGCTGCTTCCCGGCTACCAGGAAGTGAAGCCCATGGTGTTCGCGGGGATCTATCCCACCGACACCGAGCAGTACGAGGAGCTGCGCGACGCCCTTGCCAAGCTGAAGCTGAACGACGCCTCGCTGGTGTACGAGCCCGAGACCTCGCTGGCGCTGGGCTTTGGCTTCCGCTGCGGCTTCCTGGGGCTGCTGCACATGGAAATCGTGCAGGAGCGGCTGGAGCGCGAGCACGACCTGGACCTGATCACCACCGTGCCCAACGTGAAGTACACGGTGAAGATGACGGACGGACGGGAGCTGTGGGTCGAAAGCCCCAGCACCCTTCCGGACCCCACCAAGATCGACGAGATCGAGGAGCCGTACGTGCGCACCCGGGTGATGTGCCCGGCGGAGTACATCGGCGCCGTCCAGAAGCTGTGCCACGAGCGGCGCGGCAACTTCATGGGGATGACGTATCCCGATCCCCAGCGGGTGGAGCTTCAGTACGAGCTGCCCCTGGCCGAGATCGTCCTGGACTTCTACGACCGGCTGAAGTCGGTGACGCGCGGCTATGCGTCGCTGGACTACGACCTGGCGGGCTACCGGCCCAACCCGCTGGTGAAGCTCGACATGCTGATCAACGGCGACCCGGTGGACGCGTTCAGCGTGATCATTCACCGCGAAAAGGCGTACGAGTACGGGCGCAACATCGCCGAAAAGCTCAAGGAGCTGATCCCCAAGCAGCAGTTCGAGGTGGTGATCCAGGCCGCCATCGGGCAGAAGATCATCGCCCGCGAAAGCATCAGCGCCCTGCGGAAGAACGTGACCGCCAAGTGCTACGGCGGCGACATCTCCCGCAAGCGCAAGCTCCTGGAAAAGCAGAAGGAGGGCAAGAAGCGGATGAAGCAGGTGGGCAGCGTCGAAATCCCGCAGGAGGCCTTCCTGGCCGTGCTCCAGCTGGGGTCGTGAGGCTTCCGATCGTCGCGGGGCGGCTGCGCGGGCGCTGGTGGCTGCCGGCCAGCCGCGGCAAGATCCTCCGCATCCTCAACGGCACCTACGAGCGCGAGCAGACGCGGCTGTTCGAGCGGCACCTGCGCCCGGGCGCCACCGTCCTGGACGTGGGTGCGCACGTGGGCTACTACACCCTTCTCTCTTCCGTCCTGGTGGGCGGCGCGGGGCGGGTGCACTCCTTCGAGCCCAACCCCGCGAACGCCGAGTTCCTGCGCCGCCACGTGCGCATCAACCGGCTGTCGAACGTCCGCGTGGAGCAGGCGGCCGTCGCGGAACGCGCGGGAACGGCGCGGTTCGACTTCGGCACGGGGAGCGGCACGGGGCACTTGGCCGATGCCGGCGCGCTGGAGGTGAGGACGGTGCGGCTGGACGACTACTGCGCGGAGCATGGGCTGGCGCCTTCGGCGATGAAGATCGACGTCGAGGGGGCGGAGCTTTCGGTGCTCGAGGGCGGACGCGACACGCTGGCCCGCCATCGCCCGGTGATCTTCCTCTCTACCCATGGCGCCGAGGTGCACCGAGCCTCGCTGCAGGTGCTGCGCGGCCTGGGCTACACGCTGTCCCCCATCCTGGGGAGCGACCTGGACGCCACCAGCGAAGTGCTGGCGCTTCCCGCGGGCTGACCCGTGGCCCTGTCGGTCATCGTATCCACGTACAACAAGCCGCGCGACCTGGAGCGGGTGCTCTGGGGGTACGCCGGCCAGTCCCGGAAAGACTTCGAGCTGCTCGTCGCCGACGACGGCTCCGGGCCGGAGACGGCCGAGGTCATCCGCCGCGTCTGCGCCGCGTCGGGGCTGGAAGTCGTCCACGTGTGG is a genomic window of Longimicrobium sp. containing:
- the lepA gene encoding translation elongation factor 4 — protein: MRLENIRNFCIVAHIDHGKSTLADRLLEQTGTLQLREMKDQVLDSMDIERERGITIKLNAVRMRYRANDGLEYQLNLIDTPGHVDFTYEVSRSLAACEGAILVVDASQGVQAQTLSNLFLAMEAGLEIIPVLNKIDLPGAEPERRRGELVDLLGVDPADVLLASAKSGIGVDGILEAVVAKVPPPRGDREAPPRALIFDSYYDKYVGAVPSIRVVDGVFRPGTRIAFGSNDSVYPIDEVGYMQLGRQPVPELGPGEVGYIIAGIKRVADTRSGDTILDADNQATELLPGYQEVKPMVFAGIYPTDTEQYEELRDALAKLKLNDASLVYEPETSLALGFGFRCGFLGLLHMEIVQERLEREHDLDLITTVPNVKYTVKMTDGRELWVESPSTLPDPTKIDEIEEPYVRTRVMCPAEYIGAVQKLCHERRGNFMGMTYPDPQRVELQYELPLAEIVLDFYDRLKSVTRGYASLDYDLAGYRPNPLVKLDMLINGDPVDAFSVIIHREKAYEYGRNIAEKLKELIPKQQFEVVIQAAIGQKIIARESISALRKNVTAKCYGGDISRKRKLLEKQKEGKKRMKQVGSVEIPQEAFLAVLQLGS
- a CDS encoding FkbM family methyltransferase, whose translation is MRLPIVAGRLRGRWWLPASRGKILRILNGTYEREQTRLFERHLRPGATVLDVGAHVGYYTLLSSVLVGGAGRVHSFEPNPANAEFLRRHVRINRLSNVRVEQAAVAERAGTARFDFGTGSGTGHLADAGALEVRTVRLDDYCAEHGLAPSAMKIDVEGAELSVLEGGRDTLARHRPVIFLSTHGAEVHRASLQVLRGLGYTLSPILGSDLDATSEVLALPAG